The Elaeis guineensis isolate ETL-2024a chromosome 5, EG11, whole genome shotgun sequence DNA segment TGCACCACAGCAGAAGTAATTCCTTGCTACAAGAAGAAAACGTCTCAGAATGTTGgaacaatatatttaaaaattagatgtgatttaaaaaactaataaaaattttgattgtaaaagaatattataaataacttatagaagttcaagaataaaaaaaatgatcaaattcggAATGTATTGGATACTATCCTAAGATGTATTTCCGTCCCTCGTGcaagaatatataaaaaaatcatccCAAGATACGATCGGAATCTTCCGTCTGCGAGTACGATCAGATTGATAAAACTCTTTCagcatccaaaaaaaataatcataaagataaaatatttgaatagaAGAAGTCAGAAGGAGAAGAGCAAGAGGCTTAGATGGGATGATAAAAATTAGGTCTCAAAACATTCAATATGACCGTTCATGCTGGAGCTTTTATTTAACCTATCATGACTTTTAATAAGAAGTCCAACGTTAGAACCTTTAATATGGAGTTAGCGGTCAGAAAATTAAAAACAAGATTAAATGTACATGACCATCGTAATTATGAGCTTAACGGTCAGAATTAAAATCATGGTAagaagaaattaaaatatttaaacaataaaattaaaatatttggcgggtattattgaaaaattttgagtTCTTCTCCAATAAATTCTGCTTAAGCCAAGGTCACAATTAAAGGATTAAATGACTACAGGACAACCATTTGGCAGAATGGAAGCTTTTGATGGCCCAGAGGAAGTTGTAGACAGTGTGCCAAGGAGGATTGCCGGAACCAAAAGAGGCACTGAGGTGACTGAATCTAATGCATGCAACTAAAGGGAAGATCCATTGAAGAAGGTGAATTATTACAAGCACCGCCACGTAATGTTGCTGTCTGTGGCTGTGCCATGGCAAGCTGTTCACTAAATGCTGAGGCACCAAAGTTGACTTAGCCGAAGGCGAGGGAAAGTCTTACAAGATGCAGATTCTTTCAGTCTCACTGAAACATAAACACTAAAGCATCACAATTGTTCAATTAACCGCCAATCTGTTACATACAATAATGGCATTGGCCTGCTTATTGAACGGATTGAGTATCTCAACGTCCTCTTCTCTGATTACTCTTCTTCTTGCATGAGTACTTAATTATGCTTCCCCAGCCACTGAGGAAAATTGCTACTAGAACTGTAGGAGATGACATAGCAGCTCCAACTACAGCAATGTGTGATACTCACTAATTCATGACCAGGAATTCAAGCTGCCCGCAAGGCCGGAGAAACAGCTAAAGCAATCAGTCATTCATTAGAGACTGACTTTATTCATGTAACATCATTCACATGAAACATTTTTCATTTGTAGTTATTGGCAATCTCAAGCAGGAGATTGCATAGCTCTTTGGGCTTGGAGAGCATGACCATGTGATCAGCAGCTTCGATCTCCTTCACCTCCACCCCTGGGCTTTCTGCAATCATCCAATGCTGGAAGTCCTCTTCCAGACATAGATCCTCCTTGCACGAGATGAACACCCGGCTTACCGATCCATAGTTCTCCTTTGTTACCATGTCTCCACTGGTTGGGTCATCTTGTAACCAAATACCTGGCCTTACTAACATGGTAGCCAACATCAAGTCCTACATGCAATAAGAACTTAAGAGagttcaagaaaagaagaaactcAGAATcagaaaatttaatatatatgtgttaCCTCCAGTGGGCATAACTGATACAACTTTGCCTTCATGTAGTTGGGGCCTAGAGCGATAGAAGTAGAACATATCTGAGGGTCTTGGCTGATAAAAAATTTGGAATCCATAAAGAATTCTGGTGGATACCTCTTGAAGAACTAGTAATCATTAAATGGAAGTGTTAGTAGATCTCGCATTTCTCCTTTTTGTCTTTAAAGTTGAGTGATCCAACTCAATCGGGGATCGCTAATTAAGTCAAATACTTAGAGTTTTTTACTGAAAGTTGGTCTAGACTCTAGGTTTGTGAGTGATCCAACTCACCAAAATTACATAACCAAAAGAGGATCAACACCACTCCAGTCATTTGGTTCTTTATACCTCAATACCATGTATTTTGCACTGATCCTGCAAAGTTTATCAATCTCCTTGTGCCATATGGCGCATTATTCTTACATTCATCACTCTTTCTTGGTTTATGGCTGTCCTAGTTTATAGAGACTGGTTAAATACCCTTCCTTTTAATTTATACAATATGTCTGCATCACAAATACcttcaacaattttttttttttttgctaaatatACCTTCAAGAGCACCATATCTATCATAATTTATGTTTTCTTAAATACCTGGCTAGGATTTGAAGTCCATACCATCATTGTTACAGGGCAGGATTTATGGCTTTCATGGAAGTGTTATGACTACCTCAACATATTAGCCAGATGATATGATACCCAATGAcataattttttaacaaaaataaatatagtattattttttccctttttttttggaaTGGGTAGAGACAGGCTTGGTTCTGTATAAAAATTAGGCCTAGCTAGCTAGCTTTATGCAAGGACGAAATATAACATGCTAACTGGATGAGGATAGATCAAAAGCAGACCTTTATTTTGGATAATTTAGTTCAGAAAGTCcctttcctttctctcttccaatTCTATGGctaaatcatataaaaaaaaatcctccATAACAAGTGATTTTTTTAGTATCAAATTGaataatttctttttcttcttcttggaaaCATCGACAAGAAAGTACCTCCTGATCCATGGTTGATAAGGGAGCAGAGATACTGGGCATTGCAGCACTAACAAAAACAGCAACAGAGACCTTCTCTGGGAATTTTTCAGCGGCAAGGGCGATGCCATACCCACCATAGCTGTGTCCGACGAGGACTACCCTCTCGCCGGATGGAATCGAGGCCATCGCTTCCATCAAAGGCGCATAGTAGTCGGAGAACGACCGGAGCTCGTTGAggcacttggggtgcacgccgcTGGCGGCCAGGTCAAGCGCAGTAACTCTTTGGCCGGCCGACCTTAGTAAGGTGGCAAGCTTGTACCAGCACCATGCACCATGGCACATCCCATGAACAAGGATGAAGtgtttctttctctcttcctccatCTCTACCTTGTTCGCTCTTCTGTTACTGGTGATTGCTACTTGGTTCAGTTTGTTCTCTCTGTGGTCGAAATATAtaaaaagggaagaaaagaaaagtaaaatGATAATCaagttatataaaataaataaaaatgtcACTCCATCTATCTTCATTaatcatcaaaatttctttcagccaaaaaattgaagatgatgaaaTTGATTAATAATTCTATATTCTTGTAAATCATTATCATTAATTGTTATTATTGTAACAATAGATGCATTCCCATCTTTAAACTAAAAGATGAAGCGTGCATTTTGTCTTGCTTCCTTTTCCCATATCAAAAACCTAACTACATAGGGGTGTATTTATTACCTACGAGGTGGGAAAGTCCAATAAAAGAAGTGGAAAATTGAGCTCCATCGAAGTTGTTCTTGTTTCTGCTTGCTTTCTGGTTCTTATTTGGAACCGGGGATGCAAAGTTGTAGGAGCACCAATATCTTATATTGgcagaaaaataaagaaataatgtCTATCTTTACAAAAGAAAAACAGATTGGCTCACTCACTTTCAAGAGGTGGACTTGCTCTCTTAAAGAGTCAGAACTGCAATTATAGAGATGATGATATCACTGATGAAATTTAAAGTGTAAGTAATAAGAaaaagtgaagatgccatttagtTAAAAAAAGACAAGCGGGATGTCTCATCGACATTATGAAAAAATCCTCCTTAGTCAAAAGGAGAAAGATGGTGATACTATTTCAATGATCTACAACAGTATG contains these protein-coding regions:
- the LOC105045267 gene encoding probable esterase PIR7A isoform X1, with the translated sequence MEEERKKHFILVHGMCHGAWCWYKLATLLRSAGQRVTALDLAASGVHPKCLNELRSFSDYYAPLMEAMASIPSGERVVLVGHSYGGYGIALAAEKFPEKVSVAVFVSAAMPSISAPLSTMDQEFFKRYPPEFFMDSKFFISQDPQICSTSIALGPNYMKAKLYQLCPLEDLMLATMLVRPGIWLQDDPTSGDMVTKENYGSVSRVFISCKEDLCLEEDFQHWMIAESPGVEVKEIEAADHMVMLSKPKELCNLLLEIANNYK
- the LOC105045267 gene encoding esterase PIR7B isoform X2 → MEEERKKHFILVHGMCHGAWCWYKLATLLRSAGQRVTALDLAASGVHPKCLNELRSFSDYYAPLMEAMASIPSGERVVLVGHSYGGYGIALAAEKFPEKVSVAVFVSAAMPSISAPLSTMDQEPRPSDMFYFYRSRPQLHEGKVVSVMPTGVRPGIWLQDDPTSGDMVTKENYGSVSRVFISCKEDLCLEEDFQHWMIAESPGVEVKEIEAADHMVMLSKPKELCNLLLEIANNYK